The genomic segment CAGACCCCCACTGGGCAATGCCAGCGCTCATAATAATGTCGCTTTGGGGCGTTGGGGGCGGAATGCTCATCTATCTAGCAGGACTGCAAGGGATTCCTGAGGAACTTTATGAAGCGGCAACGATTGATGGAGCAAACACCGTCCAAAAGTTCCGCTATGTTACCATCCCAATGCTCAGCCCGACCATCTTTTTCAACCTAATAATGAGCATTATTGGCGCATTCCAGGTCTTTGGAGCCGCATTTATAATGACTGGCGGCGGCCCGATGAATGCAACTCTGTTCTATGTGCTCTATCTCTTCCAAAACGCGTTCATGTACTTCCGAATGGGATATGCTTCGGCGATGGCGTGGCTCTTGTTTATTATCATACTTACGCTTACGCTAATCCAATTCCGTCTTTCCAGAAGATGGGTGCATTATCAGTAGCAGAAAGGCAGAGTGGCGAGAACAACCAATGGCTGTAGCTTCAAATAAACGAATTGGCAACCCGAAAGTTCGCGCATGGAGAAATGCGAAGATTGCGCTAACTTACGCAGTCTTAATTGGGCTGTCGTGCGTCTTTCTCATACCTTTCTTCTGGATGCTTTCAACCTCGCTTACCGAAGCTTCAAAGGTCATCGTAAAAAATCGGTCGTGGATACCCAACCCTGTCGTCTGGAAAAACTACAAGGACGCACTGACGGTTCTGCCATTCCACTTATTCCTAAAAAATACGCTCATCATCACCATCTCCTGCATAATCGGGCAAGTGCTAAGCGCATCCCTTGTTGCATTCGGCTTCTCGCGCATGAGGTTTCCAGGGCGCGATGCGATTTTTATCCTTGTGCTTTCAACGATGATGCTTCCAGCTCAGGTTACGCAGATACCAACATTTATTTTATTTACGTATCTGCGGTGGATTGACACACTTAAGCCGCTCATTGTACCGGCATTCTTCGGCGGCGGCGCATTCTTTATCTTCCTGCTCAGGCAATTTTTCCTAACTATCCCAACAGAGCTGGAGGACGCCGCAAAAATTGACGGATGCAGTCCTTTCGGAGTCTACTGGAACGTAGCAATTCCACTCTCCAAGCCAGCGCTCGCAACAGTAGCGGTATTCAGCTTCATGAGCCACTGGAACGACTTCATGGGGCCGCTGATTTACATCCAATCTATGGAGAATAAGACGCTCGCGCTCGGACTGGCATCATTCAAAACCCTTCATGGGACTGAGTACCACCTGATGATGGCCGCTTCGGTAGCGGTCCTACTGCCGGTGCTGATAATATTCTTCTCGGCGCAGAAGTACTTCGTGAGGGGCATTGTGATGTCGGGGTTGAAGGGATAGGTGGTGAGGCACTATTAAGAAGCCCTGGGGTACAAGTTTAGCAATTATTCTTATGCTGACAGCCATTACCCTACCCGTCTATTGGCAGATGCTCAGCCACGACTTCATCAACTATGACGACGACAAATACGTTACCCGCAACGATTATCTGAGAACAGGCACGTGGCAGAGCATCCGCTGGGCACTTACTTCATTCTATGCCGCCAACTGGCATCCACTGACTTGGGTCTCACACATATTGGACATTCAACTCTTCGGATTCAAGCCAATGGGGCACCACCTAACCAACATGGTGCTCCACCTGCTGAACGTCCTCCTGCTGTTCCTAGCCTTTAATTGGATGACGAGGTCGCCGTGGAAGAGCGGTTTTGTAGCGGCACTGTTCGCCACCCACCCACTCCATATTGAATCTGTCGCATGGGTAGCCGAGAGAAAAGACGTCCTCAGCACGATGTTTTGGATGCTTACCATGCTGGCATACGTTTGGTATGCTCGGCATCCAAGCGCCAGCAGATATATGCTTGTTGTAATATTGTTTGCCGCAGGCTTAATGGCAAAGCCCATGCTCGTAACTCTTCCTTTCGTGCTACTTCTCCTCGACTTCTGGCCTCTGTGCAGAATTACTCACCCATTCACCACCAACCAAAAGAGCAAGATATCGGCCGAAAGAAAAAGGAAAAGCAGGGGTTCTTATTGGAAGCTCATCTGGGAAAAGACGCCGCTTTTCGCCCTTTCCCTTGCATCCAGCGTTGTTACCTGCCTTGCCCAAGCGAGAGGCAGGTCGCTTGGGTCGCTGGAAGTGCTTCCTCCTGGGATTCGTACCGCCAATGCCGCAGTATCATATGCAACATACCTTTGGAAAACCATCTGGCCTAGGAACCTAGCTATTTTCTATCCGCACCCCAAGGATACCCTGCCGGAGTGGAAGGTTCTCGCGGCGGCGGTAATCCTAGCCAGCGCATCGTTTTTCGTCTACCGCCTTTCAAAGCATGGGCGGCCCTACCTAATGGCAGGTTGGTTTTGGTATATCGGAACGCTTATACCCGTCATAGGCTTAGTTCAAGTCGGCGCGCAGGCAATGGCTGACAGATATACATACATTCCACTTATCGGAATCTTCATAATATTAGCCTGGGGAATGCCCGAACTGGCAGGATGTGCGAGTAGAGAAAGCAAACCAGAAGCGGCAAATGGGAAAAGCCGGGACCTCCTTTCAAAAACGCCAGCAAGCATTCTCCCATTCTTGGCGTTCGCTACCATAGCAGTTTTCGCCGCATGCACATACACCCAGCTCGGATATTGGAAGAACAGCTTCACCCTTTTCCGCCGCTCTCTCGCCGTGGTGGAGAGCGATGTCGCACACAACAACCTGGGTCTCGCGCTGGCAGACCAGAAAAAGATTGGTGAGGCGATAAAGCACTATGCGGCGGCGCTTCGCATCCACCCAGAATCAATTGAGGCGCAAGGGAATATGGCAAACGCCCTAGGTTCGACTGGCCGCATTGAAGATGCAATTGAGGGCTACCGGCAGATTTTGGAAATGAGACCAGATGACGCCAAGGCACACAATAACCTGGCAAACGCCTTGATGAAGCTCGGCAAGGTGGATGAGGCAGTCGAACACTATTACGCCGCCATTGAGCTCACGCCGAACAACCCTGTTATACACTACAACCTTTCGACCGCGCTATTCGCAAAAGGAGACTATGCTGGGGCGTGGCGCGAGATTAGCATTGCCCGCAGCCTAGGCTTCCAAGGCGACGCAAAATTTGTAGAGCAAGTTAGAGAAAAATTAGGTATCAATCATTAAAACTACCATGGGGGAAGGATTTCTTATGAGCATTGACATTTCAAATCCATGCTGGCTTCTGTTCATTCTCGCCGCAGGAGTAATACTCAACCTTGCAAACGACGTGCGCGCCGACTCAAAGCCGCGTGCAACCCGCCTTCTGATTGAATATCGCGAGAATCCTCTTGGCATTGATGCACTCGAACCCAGATTCTCGTGGCAGTTTGTTCAGGATGGAAGAAACTGCAGGCAAAGCGCATTTCAGATTCAAATTGCAGACGACCTCCAGGAACTCCTAAACGGCAAGGCAAATATCTGGGACGCCGGGAAAGTAGAATCAAGCAAAAACATAACTGCGCTTCCGCTTGGACCCCGGCTGAAAAGCGGGACGAGATACTGGTGGCGCGTCAAGGTTTGGGACGCAAATGATGTCGAAAGCGAATTCAGCGAACCTGCGTGGTTTGAAACCGCCCTGCTGGACCAATCCGAGTGGCAGGGCGTCTGGCTGGCGGCTCCGGGAGGCGGCAACGGCTACCACTCAGCACTCAGCTCCAAAGCGGAGGACGTTAAGTGGGTGCAGGTTGATTTGGGCGAACCAATGGAGTTCTCGGCTGTTAAGCTGTTCCCAGCAAGACCATACAACTGGCGGGAAGACGTCCCTGGCTTTGGTTTTCCACTGCGCTACCGGCTTGAGGCTTCCAATGAACCAGACTTCAAGGAGCCAACTATACTTGCTGACAAAACTGCCGAGGACCAGCCGAACCCAAAGGAACAGCCCGTTGAGCACAAATTCGACGCCGTCAAGGCGCGCTACGTCAGGCTGACGGCTACAAAGCTTTGGATGCGGCAGGACGGCCAGAGGCTGTTAGCACTTGCAGAAATGCAGATCATAAGCCCAGACGGCACCGACATCGCCTTTGGGAAGCAGGTCAAAGCACTCGACAGCATTGAGGACAGCGGATGGTCTGCCAGCCAGCTTACAGAAGGAATCCTCAGGTCCTCTGAGGAGCCGAAGATTGCTCCCTTGTTTCGGAGGGAGTTCGAACTGCCAAAGCCTGTCAGGTGGGCGCGGGCATACGTTACAGGGCTAGGCTACTGCGAGCTTCACCTGAATGGCAAAAAAGTGGGCGACCGCGTCCTCGACCCGGCATACACGGTTTTCGGCAAGCGAGTGCTCTACAGCACATACGATGTAACAGACATGCTCTGGCAAGGTAGAAATGCCGTCGGCGTAGTACTAGGCAAAGGATGGTACAGCAAGTCTCCGCGATTCATTCTTCAGCTAAACATTATATTCGAAGACGGCACAAGGACAAGCATAGTTACCGACTCCCACTGGAAGCGAGGCAACAGCCCAATCCTAGAGAACTCCCTCTACCATGGCGAAGTGTACGACGCTCGGCTTGAACAGCCCGGATGGGACGCTCCCGGCTTCGACGACTCAAAGTGGGAGCCGGCGGAAACAGTCCCACCGCCAACCCAAAAACTTTCCGCAGAAATAATTCAACCCATTCGGGTAAGTGAGACAATCAAGCCAAAGGCAGTTTCCAGTCCAAAAGAAGGCATCTGGGTTTACGACTTCGGACAGAACTTCTCCGGCTGGTGCCGCCTGAAAGTGTCGGGCCCAGCTGGAACAGAGGTGCGCCTCCGCTATGCCGAAGTGCTTTACGACTACGGCATGGTGAACCAAGAAAACCTTAGAAGCGCTCGAGCCACCGACCGCTACATCCTTAAGGGTGACGGCGTCGAAGTCTACGAACCAAGATTCACCTATCACGGCTTCCGGTACGTCCAGCTGGAAGGCTTCCCTGGGGAGCCAGACCTCGACACCCTTCTCGGCTGCGTCGTTCGAACCGATTTCCCCCAGCGAGGTTCTTTTGAATGCTCCAATGCGCTAATAAACCAAATCCAGCACAATTCCGTCTGGGGCTACAAAACCAACTGGCACAGCATTCCGACCGACTGCCCCCAGCGCGACGAACGCCAGGGGTGGATGGGCGACGCAGGAGTAGCGGCGGAGGTCGGCTTCTACAACTTCGATATGGGTGCCGCATTCTCCAAATTCCTCCAGGACATACAAGACCAGCAGGGCGAAGATGGCAGTATCCCAGATACAGTCCCCCATGTTTGGGGGTCGAATCCCGGAGATCCGATGTGGGCGGCGGCTTATCATGTTATCGTCTGGGACATGTACCGCCATACCGGCGACCAGCGGCTTTTGGAAAGACACTACGAAAACCTCAAGCGCTATGTGGATATGCTTGCCAAAGAGGCGCCAGACGGCATCCTAAGCCGCAACAATTACGGCGATTGGGTGGGCGTCGTCGAGACTCCGAAGGACCTAATTTCGACGGGAGCGTTCTACTACGTCGCTGATATTCTGAGGCAGATAGCGAGAAAAACAGGCCATTTCAAGGATTTTCGCAAATACGACGCCTTGTGCTCGAAAATTGCCTCTGCCTTCAATGCCAAGTTTTTCCATCCAGAGTCCAATACGTATGGAAATGGCAGTCAATATTCGAATGCCTGGCCGCTCTACCTCGGCATCGTCCCTGAGAAGCACAAAAAGGCGGTTGTGGATAACCTGGCCCATGATATAATGGTAAACCACAAGGGGCATCTGAGCGTGGGATTCCTTGGGGCACGCTACCTTCCCGACGTCCTCTGCAACGAAGGACACCCGGATGTCGCCTATACTATAGCAACTCAGAAAGACTACCCCGGGTGGGGTTATATGATAGAAAATGGAGCGACTACTATATGGGAGCTGTGGGTGTATGCTGTGGGCAACGGCATGAACTCACACAACCATCCGGCTTTCGGCTCAATCAGCGCCTGGTTCTATCGAAAGATTGCGGGCATAGCGCCGAAGTTCGAGCACGGCGGGTTCGAGCATTTTGACATCAAGCCATTTGTAATGGGAGACCTGACAGAGGCAAAGGCTTCGGTTGAAACCATCCGAGGGACTGCCGCATCGCACTGGAAGCGCTCCCAAGGCAAGCTGACTCTTGCCGCCGCTGTTCCCGCAAACTCCCGCGCATCCATCTGGGTGCCGAAGAATGGCATAAAGAACCCCATCGTCAAAGAAAGCGGGGTCTTGGTATGGGAAGACGGCAAATTCATCCCAGGCGCTGACGGCATAGAATCAGCAGGCGACGAAGGAGATTGGGTTAGATTTGAGGTCGGCTCCGGGGAATACTCGTTCGAACTGAGCAGTAGCAAATAATGATGCGAGCAGGCACAGGCACACAAATAATCAACCCGCCGCTTGGCGTCTCACTTGGCGGCTACTTCTACGAGCGGCCGTGCTCGGGAATCTGCGACGACCTTCTTGCAAAGTCGGTCGTTCTCGACGACGGCTCAACGAAGGTCAGCATAACAGTCTGCGACCTCCAAGCAGTCGAAGCCGAAGAGGTCCGCAGAGCGCGAGAGATTGCGCATCGGGCAACCGGCATATCGCCCGACAGCATAATGATTTCGGCGACTCATACGCATACAGGCCCCCAGGTCAGGCGCGGGCGAGCTGTGCCAGTAAGCGAGGAATACCTCAGCAAACTGCCGGAGATGATTGCCAGCTCAATTATCAAGGCGCACGACAATCTCCAGCCCGCGACCCTCAGGCTCGGTGAGGAATATGAGGACCGAATTGCCTTCAACCGCCGATATCGGATGAAGGATGGGAGCGTGCGGTTTAATCCCCCAAAGCAAGACCCAAACATACTCGGCCCCGACGGACCAATTGACCCACAGGTGAACGTACTGCGCATAGATGGCGAAGACGGCATGCCGACCGCCATACTGGCGAACTATGCCCTCCACCCCGATGTTTTGGGTGGCTGTGAAGCATCTGCCGACTTCCCAGGCGAGATGGCGCGCATTGTAAGCGATATTTACGAAAGCAAGCCGCTGGTAGTCTTCATGCAGGGTGCATGCGGGAATATCAACCATCGGGATGTTTCAAAGCCAGACAGCCAAACAGGGCGGAACGAAGTAGAGCGGATAGCGCGAGTGCTTGCGGGCAAAGTGCTTGCGGCTTCGGAGCTCTCCCAGCCAATGGACGGCACACTGGGGGTTCGCAAATCCATTCTTAAAATACCATATCATCCGCTGACCGAGTCGCTGAGAGAGAAGGCGGCCGCCGTTCGGTCAAACCCAACCGCAGACAGCTTCGACAAGGCACAAGCAAAAGCCATTGAGAACTACAGCCTCGATGGGAAGCTCGCCGATGTCGAGGTCCAAGCGATTAGAATCGCAGGCACGGCGGTCGTCGGCATCCCAGGCGAACTCTTTGTTGAGTACGGCATAAGCATCAAAGAATGGTCGCCATTTCGGCAGACATTCGTTGTGGAGCTGGCGAACAATACGTTTGGATACATACCCACCCAAGATGCGTTCTGCCCAGGGACCTACGAAACAATGCCTATCGTCTCCGCCATGCTCGAGCCATCTGCTGGGGTTATAATTGCAAATGCGGCGGGCGAACTTCTGAAAACACTAGCTTAAACGGCAACCACGGAGGAGAATATGATTAAAGTTGGGACAGGAACAAAAGTCATAACACCGCCTGTAGGCACCTCGCTTGCAGGGTACTTCCACGAACGCAAATCCACGGCGGTTCACGACGACCTCCTGGCGAAGGCGGTGGTTCTCGACAGCGGCACGGCGAAAGCTGCCATCTGCGTCTGCGACCTCCTCTGGATTCAGTCCTACCAAACCGCGGAAGTAAGAAGACTTGTCCACAGCGAAGTCGGCATCCCGCCCGAAAACATCATGGTCTCCGCCACCCACACCCACACAGGACCCGAAACGCGCATACATCAGCCCCTTGTACTGCCGAACGACAAGTATGTTCAAGAGCTACCCAGGCTTATTGCCGATGCCATAATCGAGGCGCATTCTAACATGAAGCCCGCGACCCTCAGGCTCGGTGAGGAATACGAGGACCGAATTGCCTTCAACCGCCGATATCGGATGAAGGATGGGAGCGTGCGGTTCAACCCAGGGAAATTGAACCCAGACATACTCGGCCCCGACGGCCCAATTGACCCGCAGGTGAACGTACTGCGCATAGATGGCGAAGACGGCATGCCGACCGCCATACTGGCGAACTACGCCCTGCATGTTGACGTAGTGGGCGGATGCGAGATATCTGCTGACTTCCCAGGCGAGATGGCGCGCATTGTAAGCGATATTTACGAAAGCAAGCCGCTGGTAGTCTTCGTGCAGGGGGCGCAGGGGAACATAAACCACCTCGACGTCTCAGACCCAAGAAAGCAGTCTGGGTGGGGCGAGGCAGTGCGAATTGCCCGCGTACTAGCAGGGAAAGTGCTTGCCGCATCGGAGCTTTCCACCCCAATGAGCTCAGAAGTGCTGGCGGCGAAGACGCGCATCCTCGACATCCTCTACCATCCGCTCACCGACCAGCTTCGGCGCAGGGCGGCTGAGGTGCGCAGTATGCCCAGCCCAAGCGAGTTCGACCTTGCTCAGGCAAAGCTCATCGAAAAATACGAGCTTGACGGCAAGAATGCCAATGTTGAACTGCAGGTAATTCGCGTAGGCGATACAGCGTTCGCAGGCATTCCAGGCGAATACTTCGTAGAATATGGGCTCAGCATTAAGGAGTGGTCGCCATTCTCGCAGACGTTCATCGTCGGGCTGGCAAATGCATGCTTTGGATACATCCCAACCCAAGACGCATTTTATCCAGGCACATACGAAACGATGCCGATTCTCTCGGCAACCCTGGAGCCATCAGCAGGAGTCCGCATTGCAAATGCGGCAGGCGACATATTAAGGGAAGTAGAGTTGCTGAATCAATGAACGCATTCTTCAAGCCGAAAGAAATAGAGATTAGAGAAAGAAGACTGCCTCTCTTCAAAGGAGGGAAGCCCGCCTACCACGTGGTGATTGCCGACAATGCCGATGCGGCAGTTTGCGAAGCCGCACGGATAGTCTGCGAGGCAGTCAGCCACCCAAGCGACCGCATTATACCCGAAAGCAAGGACGGCAGGCAGTCGCCCGCCATAATTCTATGCACCCCAGATGGACCTTCGCGCTTCAGCCGAATGATTGAGGGGAGCAGGCTTCCCGAAGCTCCAGTCAACCGCGACCAAGCCTACCAAATAACCATTACAGGCGATGATGTCGTCCTTCTCGGATACACTCCCCAGGCGCTGGTTTATGCGGCAATGACGCTCGCAGAGCTGGTCGAAGGCAAGGGCAAAAATGCCCAGCTCCCCGATGTCAGCGTCTTCGACTACCCCGATATGGCATACCGAGGCATTTACGTTGAATGCCGCTGGGGACCAGACAGCATGACGCTCGATGAATGGAAGCATGCTATAGACGAGCTTGCGGCAATGCGCATGAATATCGTCAGCATAGGCTTGTACAACAACTGGCCAATCCAATACGATGGGGTAATCTCCGAATGGATGATGGTGCCTATAAAGAAGTATCCGAAGCTGAAGACGCCCAAGCTCGTAAACTACTACTCGCCGTCCAAGAAAAAAGACATACGCCTTGAGTATGTGCCTCGGATATATGCAGAAGACCTTTTCGGCGAAATTATCAAGTATGCGAAGTCAAAGGGCGTTATCGTAAGGCCGCACTTCAACACCCCAGGCCACAATACGCAAATACCTCGCCACTATCCAGAAACATCGGCGAAGTTCGCAGACGGCACACCGAAGAAATACGGCTTCTGCATGAGCAGTCCGGCAACCTTTGAGGTGATGTTCAGCATTTTCGACGAAATCTGCGACAGATATCTACTGCCAAACGGAATTGACTGGTTCCACATTGGCTTGGACGAAGTATATCCGCTGGTCGGGATGAATATGGATATGCCTCTAAAGCGCATAGACCCCTGGTGCGAGTGCCCCGAATGTTCAAAGACATCGCCCGAAGACCGCTTTGTCAACTACGCAGTTCGCCTGGCGAAACACCTAAAAGAGAAAGGGATAAACCACATCGGCATGTGGCACGACCACTTCCTCCGCGGCGGGAAAATGAATGACGAGCTGAAGAGGCGCTTCGAAGAGGAAGGCTTAAAGGATTCGGTTGTGCTCCACTGGTGGCGGTATTCCGACTTCTTCGACACCACTATGCCCGAGCTGGGATTCAGGCGGTGGGTGGTGCCGATGACGGGGTACTTCTACTGGATTAACTACACCGACCACCTGCACAATGTTTTCTGGGCGATAGATAAGGGCGTCGAGGAGAGCGCAGAAGGCGTCGAAGCATATGGAGTCTGGCATCCAGCATTCCACCAGCACTACATCATGCTGGCGGCGAAATCGTGGAACTCCGAACGCTGGGCACACCCCGGTGCAGTAAGGGAAGAATACGCGAAGCTCCTCTTCGGCGCCCGCTGGAAGGAAGGGCTGAGGGGGCTCTGCTACTTCGACAACGTTACCGGTGGCGGCGGCATGATGAACTGGCTCAGTCGGCTGTTCAGCTATCCATATCTGTACGCCAATTGGGAAGCCGACGCATTCATACGCGAGAACTATCCCCAGGCTATTATCGAACAGCTGCTCCACAATTCGCTGAATGTATTGGGCTTTCTCAGCCAGGCGTCCGCCGAAACGCAAAAGGCAATTTCTATATTCGAAAGAATGATTGACGGCAAATCATCTAAATCTAGGAGCAAGTCAGCCCTCAACAGCCAGAGCACACTAATCAACCTCTATCTAGTCGAATGCAGGCGCATCAAAGCGGTGCTCGACCTCTTTTTAAGCATGACCAACTCTGTTAAATTGGCGCGCAGTGGCGCAGATGGCGAAAGGCTTCTAAAAGCGGCAGACGAAGTCAAAAAAGCCGCCGCTCAGCTCGATGAAGCAATGCTGGCAATCGAGAAGACATGGCTCCAGCCTTTCGTGCCTCAAGCATTAAGAGAGCTTACCCTAATGCGCCGATTTGCAGTTGATCTCGCCGCCGAGCTTCGGATGGGGCAAAAAGGCGAACTGAAGGTCATGGAATGCAAGCCGATTGAATGGCCAAATGACTGAGAAAATAAATACATTCGACAATCACGACAAAGCCTACCACCTTTGGAAAGCGGCGGGCATCAAAGAAGCGGCTGTAGTGCACGTAGATGCCCATCCTGACCTCTTCGAGCCCCAAGGGACAAGCGCACCGGTAATCTCCGACTACCTGCGGTGGGCGCTGAGAGAAGGCATACTGCGCGAGGTTCACTGGGTCACACCCAAACATACTTGGGACGCGAACACCAGCCGCAGAATCATCTGGTGCCACCTCAAAGCAATTGCCAATACCAGCGGCGGAGCGGACTGCTGGTTCAAGCCAGAAAAGCGGCAGGGCGGGCTTTCACTTTACGGACGGCCGGTAACGGTATGCTCGCTCGAATCACTCCCCGAAGTCAAGCCGCCGCTCCTCCTAGACATCGACGTTGACTACCTCCTCCTCAAAGATATACCGCTGAGCGGGTTCCATCGGATGGCTGAGCGGCCCTGGATTTGGCCATCCGAGCTTGCCCCCCTGCTGTCAGATTTGGCGCTGGCGGCGGAGATGGTTGCAATCAGCTATTCCCTCTCAGGATGCTTCGTTCCCCTCCAGTGGAAGCACCTCGGCGACGACCTGGCTTTAATTCTAGCATCAAATCAGCCCGACAAGGCACTTGAATATGCCTCGCTTAAGCGGCAAATGGCTGAGGCACTCCTTGACGGCGACATCAAACTGCACAACAAACTTCGAGAAGCCGCCGAGAAGCTTAATCCCCAAGATGCCTCACTCCACCACTGGCGCGCACTGGCTCTTAGGGCAGAGGGCAACATTGATGCCGCCAGGGAAGCCCATGCTCGCGCAGTTGAGCTTGACTTGACATACAAATGTTCGTGCGGCTTCGGCAGCTTGATTTATGAGGCACACGGCGAATATGACAAAGCCGAGAAGGCTTACCGCCTTGCCATCGAGCTGAGCGACAGCGACCCAATGGGCTGGTATGGCCTCGGACGGATCGCCATGCGGAAGAATGATAAGCAAAGCGCCCGCAAATTCCTAAGCCAAGCCGCATCTTTTCCGAATGCGCCCGCTGAGGTCCACCGAGAATTAGCAGCGCTCGCCGAATCGGAAGGAGACTTGGAAGAAGCACTGCGGCAGTACCGCTGGTACCTTCGAACAGCTCACGCCGGGCGGTCGCTTGAACATCCTATAGCCAGCGTTCCCCTGCGCGGCTTCCGAAGCCCTTTCTGGTCGGAAGGCTACTCTGCAATGGCTCGCATATGCAGTGCCAAGGGAAATACCCGCCTTTTTTCAAACTGCTACTCAGAAGCACTAAAGCTTGCGAACCCCCGCTTATACAGAGCCGCCAGACCGATACTCCGCAAAATGGGCGGCGCAAAAGATGCAACACCAGCCGCAGTCCTTTGGTCGCTAGCAAAATCTGCGGCCGTCGGCTTAGGCTTAGGCATCCAGCACATTCGCCGCAGAATCAAACTCAGGTTCTCGCCAGCCGGCTCCGAGGCAGCTGCCAGCCGCATGTGCCCGCCCGTGCGCCTTCCAAAAAGATGACAGGGGTACGAAGCTAACTTCAAATGCCCACCAACCGCCCAGTATCAGCTCGTCGGTTCAATCTGCTACCGCTCACTGCGAATCGTCTCGAGCATCGCAAAGAAGTTCTCAGGCGGAGTCTGGCAGACGATTAGATTGGACACTCCAACGATTATGCCGCCCAGCTCCTTCGCCGCTTGAAGGCAGTCCCTTGTTTCCTCA from the Armatimonadota bacterium genome contains:
- a CDS encoding family 20 glycosylhydrolase: MNAFFKPKEIEIRERRLPLFKGGKPAYHVVIADNADAAVCEAARIVCEAVSHPSDRIIPESKDGRQSPAIILCTPDGPSRFSRMIEGSRLPEAPVNRDQAYQITITGDDVVLLGYTPQALVYAAMTLAELVEGKGKNAQLPDVSVFDYPDMAYRGIYVECRWGPDSMTLDEWKHAIDELAAMRMNIVSIGLYNNWPIQYDGVISEWMMVPIKKYPKLKTPKLVNYYSPSKKKDIRLEYVPRIYAEDLFGEIIKYAKSKGVIVRPHFNTPGHNTQIPRHYPETSAKFADGTPKKYGFCMSSPATFEVMFSIFDEICDRYLLPNGIDWFHIGLDEVYPLVGMNMDMPLKRIDPWCECPECSKTSPEDRFVNYAVRLAKHLKEKGINHIGMWHDHFLRGGKMNDELKRRFEEEGLKDSVVLHWWRYSDFFDTTMPELGFRRWVVPMTGYFYWINYTDHLHNVFWAIDKGVEESAEGVEAYGVWHPAFHQHYIMLAAKSWNSERWAHPGAVREEYAKLLFGARWKEGLRGLCYFDNVTGGGGMMNWLSRLFSYPYLYANWEADAFIRENYPQAIIEQLLHNSLNVLGFLSQASAETQKAISIFERMIDGKSSKSRSKSALNSQSTLINLYLVECRRIKAVLDLFLSMTNSVKLARSGADGERLLKAADEVKKAAAQLDEAMLAIEKTWLQPFVPQALRELTLMRRFAVDLAAELRMGQKGELKVMECKPIEWPND
- a CDS encoding tetratricopeptide repeat protein, producing the protein MTEKINTFDNHDKAYHLWKAAGIKEAAVVHVDAHPDLFEPQGTSAPVISDYLRWALREGILREVHWVTPKHTWDANTSRRIIWCHLKAIANTSGGADCWFKPEKRQGGLSLYGRPVTVCSLESLPEVKPPLLLDIDVDYLLLKDIPLSGFHRMAERPWIWPSELAPLLSDLALAAEMVAISYSLSGCFVPLQWKHLGDDLALILASNQPDKALEYASLKRQMAEALLDGDIKLHNKLREAAEKLNPQDASLHHWRALALRAEGNIDAAREAHARAVELDLTYKCSCGFGSLIYEAHGEYDKAEKAYRLAIELSDSDPMGWYGLGRIAMRKNDKQSARKFLSQAASFPNAPAEVHRELAALAESEGDLEEALRQYRWYLRTAHAGRSLEHPIASVPLRGFRSPFWSEGYSAMARICSAKGNTRLFSNCYSEALKLANPRLYRAARPILRKMGGAKDATPAAVLWSLAKSAAVGLGLGIQHIRRRIKLRFSPAGSEAAASRMCPPVRLPKR